In the Pseudanabaena sp. PCC 7367 genome, one interval contains:
- a CDS encoding protein phosphatase 2C domain-containing protein, translated as MSRTDRLSWHVVGESIQGAAHKKRHIPNRDNIFIWTPDNSGVGPPLVLTISDGRGSARCCRSDLGSKFLVKIATRLLQNFAEKSPPLNNQAALIDSNQKLGRAIVLNWQKAIEKHLAQNKLRPEEIARVGIAAGKSAQRAITTEPALAYGATLLGVLLTETYALYLKFGTGDLLSVDRNGNPTSIFPAFGAELKTDQTDAYSHLTKSKIVDVLINPLWQELQIRLVPFVNYVPEMILVATDGYANSFKTELDFRKIAPDYLRLIEKEGIGSLINKLDLILTETSHQGGGDDITLGLLKSFVEEDFDLEASAQTELAQNLAAFDQEMGITQPPPQHDRPKTALDPLSQQLNDLADEELN; from the coding sequence ATGAGCAGAACCGATCGCTTAAGTTGGCATGTGGTGGGAGAGAGCATCCAGGGCGCAGCCCATAAGAAACGGCATATTCCCAATCGTGACAATATTTTTATCTGGACTCCTGATAATTCAGGGGTGGGGCCACCACTGGTGTTGACCATCTCCGATGGGCGGGGTAGTGCCCGGTGTTGCCGCAGTGACTTGGGGTCTAAGTTCTTGGTCAAGATTGCCACCCGCTTGCTGCAAAATTTTGCGGAGAAATCGCCACCATTAAATAATCAAGCAGCCCTGATCGATAGTAATCAAAAGCTGGGGCGGGCGATCGTGCTGAATTGGCAAAAGGCGATCGAAAAGCACCTGGCGCAGAATAAACTCCGCCCCGAAGAGATCGCCAGGGTGGGCATTGCGGCGGGTAAATCAGCACAACGGGCGATCACAACTGAGCCAGCTTTGGCCTATGGCGCAACTTTGCTGGGGGTGTTGTTAACCGAAACCTATGCGCTCTACTTGAAATTTGGCACCGGCGATCTGCTCAGTGTCGATCGCAATGGCAATCCTACTTCTATTTTTCCTGCTTTTGGGGCTGAGCTAAAAACCGATCAAACCGATGCCTATAGCCATCTCACCAAAAGTAAAATTGTAGACGTGTTGATCAATCCGCTATGGCAAGAGCTGCAAATCCGGCTGGTGCCATTTGTAAACTATGTGCCAGAAATGATCCTGGTTGCCACCGATGGCTATGCTAATTCCTTCAAGACCGAGCTAGATTTCCGGAAAATTGCGCCCGACTATTTGCGCCTGATTGAGAAAGAGGGGATCGGTAGTTTGATTAATAAGCTGGATCTAATCTTGACTGAAACCTCGCATCAGGGAGGTGGTGATGATATTACGCTGGGCTTGCTCAAGTCTTTTGTGGAAGAAGACTTTGATCTAGAAGCTTCTGCCCAAACCGAGTTGGCGCAAAATCTGGCTGCCTTCGATCAAGAGATGGGCATAACCCAGCCACCACCTCAGCACGATCGCCCCAAAACCGCTCTCGATCCGCTCTCGCAACAACTCAATGACTTGGCTGACGAGGAGTTAAATTAG
- a CDS encoding AAA family ATPase: MEERKQNFSMRMEGLDSLFNEVKQLLNLEELAELASKIEEKAESGDLKTEVHFSARSNIPRQGNIPRSDRFSRSTRVSTTNDGDEVETSYTTNFSHSPQTGSSRDHSSRNTVRNSVRTTSTAHSAHSSASSSAHASTNQEQSKTSANHANDSKQTNQSQPPLDRTVGGLGKVLAQLRDLVEVPLKRPDILEKLGLEPPKGVLMVGPPGTGKTLTARSLADHLGVNYIAIVAPEIVGKYYGEAEKKLRQVFEKATKAAPCLIFIDEIDALVPNRTQVEGEVEKRIVAQMLGLMDGFASRSGVIVLAATNRPDAIDPALRRPGRFDREIHFPVPDRNDRREILAIHTANMPLAADVNLELLADQCLGFVGADIKGLCQTAAYGALQRQVVNLAQIPDRLVVNNQDFTDALKQIQPAVLRSLTVQAPQVQWSEIGGLETIKNTLQEAVAGALNDRELYDHAKAQAPRGILLSGPPGTGKTLLAKAIATAAQANFIAINGPELLTKWVGASEQALRQIFAQARQVAPCVIFIDEIDTLAPARGNYQGDSGVSDRMIGQLLTELDGLQSSDGILLIAATNRKSSLDPALLRSGRIELHLTVDLPAESDRLAILAVHNRDRPLAEDVNLDQWAGRTDGYNGADLAFLSNRAAIFAIRRHQQTRASDRQIALSDLKITSSDFEQALAELDQQRH; this comes from the coding sequence ATGGAAGAGAGAAAGCAAAATTTTTCAATGCGGATGGAAGGTCTGGACTCGCTGTTCAATGAGGTAAAGCAACTGCTGAACCTGGAAGAATTAGCCGAATTGGCCAGCAAAATCGAAGAAAAGGCCGAGTCCGGCGATCTCAAAACCGAGGTGCATTTTAGCGCTCGTTCTAATATCCCGCGCCAGGGCAACATCCCCCGCAGCGATCGGTTTAGCCGCAGTACCAGGGTTAGCACCACCAATGACGGCGATGAAGTGGAAACCAGCTACACCACTAATTTTAGCCATTCCCCGCAAACTGGTAGTTCTCGTGATCATTCGTCTCGCAACACTGTCCGTAATTCAGTGCGCACCACTAGCACTGCCCATAGTGCCCATAGTTCTGCCAGTAGCTCAGCCCATGCAAGCACTAATCAAGAGCAAAGCAAAACCAGCGCTAATCATGCCAATGACTCGAAACAAACTAATCAATCTCAACCACCGCTCGATCGCACCGTTGGTGGTCTGGGTAAGGTATTAGCGCAACTGCGCGATCTAGTAGAAGTGCCACTCAAGCGCCCTGATATTCTCGAAAAGCTTGGTCTAGAGCCTCCCAAGGGTGTTTTGATGGTAGGGCCACCAGGAACCGGTAAAACCCTCACCGCACGATCGCTAGCCGATCACCTGGGTGTGAATTATATTGCCATTGTGGCTCCAGAGATCGTGGGTAAATATTATGGCGAAGCGGAAAAAAAGCTAAGACAGGTGTTTGAAAAAGCTACCAAGGCCGCCCCATGTTTGATTTTTATTGATGAAATTGATGCCCTGGTGCCCAATCGCACCCAGGTTGAAGGTGAAGTGGAAAAGCGGATTGTGGCGCAAATGCTGGGGCTGATGGATGGGTTTGCCAGTCGATCGGGGGTGATTGTGTTGGCGGCCACCAATCGACCCGATGCGATCGATCCAGCGTTACGTCGCCCTGGCCGTTTCGATCGAGAAATTCATTTCCCTGTGCCTGATCGCAATGATCGACGGGAAATCCTAGCCATTCACACCGCTAATATGCCCCTGGCCGCAGATGTCAATCTCGAACTACTGGCCGATCAATGCTTGGGGTTTGTTGGTGCAGACATTAAGGGGCTATGCCAAACCGCAGCCTATGGAGCGCTGCAACGGCAAGTGGTGAATCTGGCGCAAATTCCCGATCGCCTGGTGGTGAATAATCAGGATTTTACCGATGCGCTCAAGCAAATTCAGCCGGCGGTGTTGCGATCGCTGACTGTGCAAGCACCCCAGGTACAATGGTCGGAAATTGGTGGCCTGGAAACAATCAAAAACACGCTGCAAGAGGCCGTGGCAGGAGCCCTCAACGATCGGGAACTCTATGACCATGCCAAAGCCCAAGCACCACGTGGGATTTTGCTGTCGGGGCCACCAGGAACTGGTAAAACCCTGCTGGCTAAGGCGATCGCCACCGCTGCCCAGGCTAACTTCATTGCCATCAATGGCCCCGAATTACTGACCAAATGGGTAGGAGCCTCCGAACAAGCTCTGCGTCAGATTTTTGCCCAGGCCAGACAGGTAGCGCCCTGTGTCATTTTTATTGATGAAATCGATACCCTTGCCCCAGCCAGGGGTAACTACCAGGGGGATAGTGGTGTTAGCGATCGGATGATTGGTCAATTGCTAACCGAATTAGATGGGCTGCAATCCAGTGATGGCATTTTGCTGATTGCGGCTACTAATCGCAAAAGTTCCCTCGATCCGGCCTTGCTGCGCTCTGGTCGGATTGAATTGCATTTGACCGTGGATCTACCAGCAGAAAGCGATCGGCTGGCGATTTTGGCAGTCCACAACCGCGATCGCCCTCTGGCTGAGGATGTGAATCTAGACCAATGGGCAGGCCGGACTGATGGCTATAATGGCGCTGATTTGGCTTTCCTGAGCAATCGGGCTGCTATTTTTGCGATCCGCCGCCACCAACAAACCCGTGCCAGCGATCGGCAAATTGCCCTATCTGATCTAAAAATTACTAGCAGTGATTTTGAACAGGCTTTGGCAGAACTAGATCAGCAGCGGCATTAG
- a CDS encoding vWA domain-containing protein — protein sequence MQLPGGELSPRPLHYILILDCSGSMAVDGKIQALNKAIAAAIPGLRAIAKDYPQVRLLVRAITFADGARWHIDTPTPIEELVWPDVIADGVTDMGKALALVAVQMRASRLHRQALPPVLVLISDGYPTDDYMGGMRVLMAEPWAQQAVKVAIALGQDADHEILQTFIDRPDLQPMAANNPETLQAQLKWSSEAVRISAASYITVERQFLPLSLDLPKSPGLEAIW from the coding sequence ATGCAATTGCCCGGTGGCGAGTTATCTCCCCGACCACTTCACTACATTTTAATCCTTGATTGCTCTGGTTCGATGGCAGTTGATGGCAAGATCCAGGCGCTAAATAAGGCGATCGCGGCGGCGATTCCTGGGCTGAGGGCGATCGCCAAAGACTATCCTCAGGTTCGATTATTAGTCAGGGCAATTACCTTTGCCGATGGAGCCAGATGGCACATTGATACCCCTACGCCGATCGAGGAACTGGTCTGGCCCGATGTGATTGCTGATGGTGTAACCGATATGGGCAAAGCATTGGCCTTGGTGGCAGTGCAAATGCGAGCTTCCCGGCTCCACCGCCAGGCTCTACCACCAGTTTTGGTTTTAATTTCCGATGGCTACCCCACCGATGACTATATGGGTGGGATGCGGGTGCTGATGGCGGAACCCTGGGCGCAACAGGCGGTTAAAGTTGCGATCGCCCTGGGGCAAGATGCCGACCACGAAATATTACAAACCTTTATCGATCGGCCAGATCTGCAACCAATGGCAGCTAATAACCCAGAAACTTTACAGGCACAACTAAAGTGGAGTAGCGAAGCGGTCAGAATTAGTGCCGCTAGTTATATCACGGTGGAAAGGCAATTTTTGCCCCTGTCTCTGGATTTGCCAAAATCACCTGGGTTGGAAGCGATCTGGTAG
- a CDS encoding DUF427 domain-containing protein yields MFNKPKPIPPAPGQESVWDYPRPPRCEDTDKHIQIIFNGETIVDTRNAKRILETSHPPTYYLPPADINMAYLEQTDQTSFCEWKGRSIYYSLEVNGKQAINVAWAYPNPTAGFAQLKDHIAFYAQPMDACLVDGQQIIPQPGGFYGGWITPDVVGPFKGEPGTMWW; encoded by the coding sequence ATGTTTAACAAACCCAAGCCTATTCCCCCAGCCCCAGGCCAAGAATCGGTGTGGGACTATCCACGCCCGCCCCGCTGCGAGGATACAGACAAGCATATCCAGATTATTTTCAACGGTGAGACGATCGTTGATACCCGCAATGCCAAGCGCATCCTAGAAACCAGCCATCCGCCTACTTATTACTTGCCACCAGCAGATATTAATATGGCCTACCTGGAGCAAACTGACCAAACCAGTTTTTGTGAATGGAAGGGGCGATCGATTTACTACAGCCTGGAGGTCAATGGCAAACAGGCAATTAATGTGGCCTGGGCCTACCCAAATCCTACCGCTGGTTTTGCCCAACTAAAAGACCATATTGCCTTTTATGCCCAACCGATGGATGCCTGCTTGGTTGATGGTCAGCAGATCATACCTCAGCCTGGTGGATTCTATGGTGGTTGGATTACCCCAGATGTGGTGGGGCCATTCAAGGGTGAACCGGGCACGATGTGGTGGTAG